In Vespa velutina chromosome 14, iVesVel2.1, whole genome shotgun sequence, one DNA window encodes the following:
- the LOC124953991 gene encoding prohormone-3 isoform X2, protein MMKMQASITVALIALMSTMHFGVDAWGGLFNRFSPEMLSNLGYGGHGGYLSRSRLLQGPLSGGYGNSYGDSLEEESDDPCYEKKCTANEHCCPGSVCVNVDVVGTCLFAYGLKQGELCRRDNDCETGLMCADIAGGETRSCQPPVTSNKQYNEECNMSGECDIGRGLCCQLQRRHRQTTRKVCSYFKDPLVCIGPVATDQIKSIVQYTSGEKRITGQGNRLFKRVPFA, encoded by the exons ATGATGAAGATGCAAGCGAGTATCACGGTGGCTCTGATAGCTCTTATGAGCACGATGCACTTTGGCGTAGATGCATGGGGTGgactttttaatcgtttcagTCCCGAGATGCTTTCCAACCTCGGTTATGGTGGACATGGTGGTTATTTGAGCAGATCAAGACTGTTACAG GGACCACTTTCGGGAGGTTATGGAAATTCTTATGGGGATTCGTTGGAAGAAGAATCGGACGATCCGTGTTACGAGAAGAAATGCACAGCCAATGAACATTGTTGTCCTGGTTCGGTCTGCGTCAACGTTGATG TCGTTGGAACGTGCCTATTCGCTTACGGACTAAAACAGGGTGAACTTTGCAGAAGAGATAACGATTGCGAAACAGGTTTGATGTGTGCTGATATAGCAGGAGGAGAAACTCGATCGTGTCAACCACCGGTTACTTCAAACAAACAGTACA ACGAGGAATGCAACATGTCAGGTGAATGTGATATCGGTCGTGGCTTGTGTTGTCAATTGCAGAGGCGACATCGACAAACGACTAGAAag GTTTGCTCTTACTTCAAAGATCCTTTGGTATGCATTGGCCCTGTTGCGACGGACCAAATAAAATCTATCGTACAATATACTTCCGGTGAGAAACGTATCACTGGACAAGGGAATCGTCTTTTTAAACGAGTACCCTTCGCCTAA
- the LOC124953991 gene encoding prohormone-3 isoform X1, translating to MMKMQASITVALIALMSTMHFGVDAWGGLFNRFSPEMLSNLGYGGHGGYLSRSRLLQGPLSGGYGNSYGDSLEEESDDPCYEKKCTANEHCCPGSVCVNVDGVVGTCLFAYGLKQGELCRRDNDCETGLMCADIAGGETRSCQPPVTSNKQYNEECNMSGECDIGRGLCCQLQRRHRQTTRKVCSYFKDPLVCIGPVATDQIKSIVQYTSGEKRITGQGNRLFKRVPFA from the exons ATGATGAAGATGCAAGCGAGTATCACGGTGGCTCTGATAGCTCTTATGAGCACGATGCACTTTGGCGTAGATGCATGGGGTGgactttttaatcgtttcagTCCCGAGATGCTTTCCAACCTCGGTTATGGTGGACATGGTGGTTATTTGAGCAGATCAAGACTGTTACAG GGACCACTTTCGGGAGGTTATGGAAATTCTTATGGGGATTCGTTGGAAGAAGAATCGGACGATCCGTGTTACGAGAAGAAATGCACAGCCAATGAACATTGTTGTCCTGGTTCGGTCTGCGTCAACGTTGATGGTG TCGTTGGAACGTGCCTATTCGCTTACGGACTAAAACAGGGTGAACTTTGCAGAAGAGATAACGATTGCGAAACAGGTTTGATGTGTGCTGATATAGCAGGAGGAGAAACTCGATCGTGTCAACCACCGGTTACTTCAAACAAACAGTACA ACGAGGAATGCAACATGTCAGGTGAATGTGATATCGGTCGTGGCTTGTGTTGTCAATTGCAGAGGCGACATCGACAAACGACTAGAAag GTTTGCTCTTACTTCAAAGATCCTTTGGTATGCATTGGCCCTGTTGCGACGGACCAAATAAAATCTATCGTACAATATACTTCCGGTGAGAAACGTATCACTGGACAAGGGAATCGTCTTTTTAAACGAGTACCCTTCGCCTAA